The segment GGGGAAGCAGAGCGGGCAGCATCGCGCGATCTGGACGATTTTGCCAATGTTGCCTTGGCTCGTTTGGAAACACGCTTGCTGGTCATAGAGCATACCGCAGTAACTGGGGGTGGGTTCGAGACGTAACTGGTGAACGAGTCTTGAGTTACGATAAATTATCGCTTGTCAAGCACCTGAATGGAATAAATCCATTTTCTTGCTTGACACTACTTTTATAACTGTTCCGCGCAATGAAAGTCAATGGAACTCGCCTGAATTTCGTGCTTTCCCGGCGTTTTCTGTAATGTTGTAACGGTTTAGCAAGGGACAGAAACAGGGCGAGGTAATGAGATAAGATGATCTTCAGAGAGTACTTCGCTTTCATAAGTCACTCAGCGTTTTTGCATTGTGCGTTGCACATGGGGAAGTCATCAGCTACTGTTAGGTAGTAGCTTCCGGTTCGCCGGAAGTTCGATTGTCAGCATCACTCCAGGCAAACGCCCAAATGCCTCCACCTGCAACTTCGGATAAGAACGATCTTTTTGCCCAATATCAGATCCTGGAAGATCTGGGAGACTTTCCCAATTACAGCTTGTTCCGGGTGAAGGCCCCTAATGGCACCATCAAGCTCTGGAAGAAAGTCGATCTGCAATTCAGCGCCAACAGCATCGAAACGCGATTGCTGCCTGTCATCGAACGAGTCACGCATCCCAATCTCAATGCGGTCAGCAACAGCTTTCATTTTCCCGATAAGGGATTGCTGTTTGTCGAAAGCGAATTTCCTGTCAAAACACTCAGACATCGACTGGAAGAAATACGGAATACCAAAACGGTAGGCACCGCGGCAGGTGGCATCCCGGTCAACGAGTTGTTCAGCTACATTGTTCAAGTTGCAGAAGCGATCGATTATCTCAACACGCCACATCATCCCTATCAGGGCAAGAAGATTGCGATTTACCACCGGGCGCTGTCGCCCGATTCCCTGCATCTTTTCGAAGAGAAAGGGAAGATCATCTGCAAACTGGGCGACTTCGGATTAGCCAAGCCGATCATCGATTCTCCCGATGCTGCCCGGCATTCACTCGGCCTGACCAACTATGATTACTCGCCGCCTGAGTTTGATGAAGGGCTGACGACCAGCACCAGTGATCAGTATTCGCTGGCAACCACCTACTGTGAACTGCGCACAGGCAAACTGCCTTTCTCCGGCACGCTACTCCAGAAACTGCAGGCGCAATTGTCAGGCAACCCCGATCTGAGCCTTCTGGAACCAGCCGAACGGCCCATTGTTTCGCGGGCGCTCAGTCGTGAACCAACTGCCCGTTTCCCGACTTGCCGGGAATTTGTCAGGCAACTGCAGCAGGCGCTGGGTGGCGTGGTCTCGGTACCGATGCTTGCTCCCAGCCCGGCCAAGGGCGCTGCTGGCGAAACCACTGCAACCGGTGCGTTCTTTACCAACAACACTCAATCAGGCTGGGCGCTCTCGAGCAAACCGGTAGGGCGCAGTGGCGGAGCCTTGTTCAATATCTCCACGAGCAAGGAACCGAAAGCTCCCGCGAAGCAGGAACCTTTGCCACCCGTACCATCCATCTCCAAGCCAGCCGCGGCGCCGGTAGTTCCCCCACCGCCTAAAGTAGCACCTGCTGCGCCAGCTCCGGTGCTGCCGCCACCACTACCCACGGCACGGCCCAAGCGGGAAACGGCACCAGCGTTTGAAATGAAAATGGACGCTGTCGCCGAGAAAAAGCCGGAGAAAAAACCTGTTGTTGCTGACGACAATTACGATGAGATTAACCAGTGGAAACCCGGTTCAGTTTCCGTGGGGCCCACCAAGCCACCTGTCAAGGAAGAGAAGCAACCGAAGCCGAGTTCACAGCAGGATATCAAGATCACGCCTCCTCCCGCGGTGGTGCGTAAGGAATCGATCAGCCATAAAGCGAAAGAAACACTCGAATTGATCAAACGCCGACAGACTGGTGCAGCGGAACCGGAAGAACCGCGAAGCAAAGCGCCTGCTCAGGGCGGAAAGATGTTTGGTGGCGTGTCACGGGATACCAATGCCCCAGCATTCAATGAGAGTGATGCAGGGCAGGCCACCCGCCGGGGTTCCACGCAGAACATGGGCATCCCGCTGCCACCCCGCATGCCACAGCCAACGCAGGCTGCCACGCCTTCCCGGCAGTCTTCACCTGTTCCGTTGCCACGAAGGCATTCTGCACCGCCGACACCAGCTCAACCCGTGCAGGTAACTCAGGCATCGCTGGGGGAAGATGCCCCCGTGGTCAAGTCCAACTTCATGTCGCTCATGACGATGATCATGGTCAGCATCCTGGCATTCTGCATTGGGATGATTGTGCTGTTTTACCTGGCGAAGTAGTAACAAGAACTGCTCCAGAAATGGCGGATGTCGTTCAAGGTTGGCGACAATTCTTTCGGCAAGCGTGTTCTGGTAGTACTGGAATTAGAAAAATGTAATCTACTACTTTTCCAATTTCGTTTGTGAAGCAAACACGAACCTTGTGAAGCTTTAAGCCAAAGCTTAGTGAGAAACTCTAGCGTTCTCATGATTTCCATCAATTGATGTCGAATCAGTGGTACCCAATCTGTCATAGAATGCGAGTGAACCATAATAAGATAATAATATCTTTTATTCTAATATAATGGCGGATAGTCTCCCTTAATCCGACTACTCTTCCTGAGCACCCTCTTTCGTCGAGATTCCGAAAGCAACCATGAAATCACGATCACGCCTTCGATTGCACGTGGAAGCCCTGGAACATCGGGAACTGCCAGCCACCAATCTGCTCGTGCCTCTCGATCCCTTGCGTGACATTTCGGGCAAGCAAATCCTCACTGTTCAGCGGTATACGGGGACGGAGCTGGAAAGCACTTTCTGGGGGCCTGTCAACGCTTTCGCAGTGTTCGACACCGGCTCACCCACGG is part of the Planctomycetia bacterium genome and harbors:
- a CDS encoding protein kinase → MSASLQANAQMPPPATSDKNDLFAQYQILEDLGDFPNYSLFRVKAPNGTIKLWKKVDLQFSANSIETRLLPVIERVTHPNLNAVSNSFHFPDKGLLFVESEFPVKTLRHRLEEIRNTKTVGTAAGGIPVNELFSYIVQVAEAIDYLNTPHHPYQGKKIAIYHRALSPDSLHLFEEKGKIICKLGDFGLAKPIIDSPDAARHSLGLTNYDYSPPEFDEGLTTSTSDQYSLATTYCELRTGKLPFSGTLLQKLQAQLSGNPDLSLLEPAERPIVSRALSREPTARFPTCREFVRQLQQALGGVVSVPMLAPSPAKGAAGETTATGAFFTNNTQSGWALSSKPVGRSGGALFNISTSKEPKAPAKQEPLPPVPSISKPAAAPVVPPPPKVAPAAPAPVLPPPLPTARPKRETAPAFEMKMDAVAEKKPEKKPVVADDNYDEINQWKPGSVSVGPTKPPVKEEKQPKPSSQQDIKITPPPAVVRKESISHKAKETLELIKRRQTGAAEPEEPRSKAPAQGGKMFGGVSRDTNAPAFNESDAGQATRRGSTQNMGIPLPPRMPQPTQAATPSRQSSPVPLPRRHSAPPTPAQPVQVTQASLGEDAPVVKSNFMSLMTMIMVSILAFCIGMIVLFYLAK